The Haloferax sp. Atlit-12N genome segment ACGCCGACGGGACGGTCCGACCCGACCTGCTCGAAGACATGAGCGTCGACGGGCGGACGCTCACGCTGACGTTCCCCGAGGGGTTCAAGTGGTGGAACGGCGACGACCTGACGGCCGAAGACTACTACATCGGCCTCGAAATCGACCGCCTGCAGTCGCCCGAGGAGTCGCCCATCGAGAGCAACACGCTGGTGGACGACTACACCATCGAGCGGACGTTCAAGACGGCCGTCTCGCCCAACCTCATGAAGGCGAACGTTGCAGAGACGTTCGTCAACACCCCGCGGTCGGTCTACCGCGAATACCTCACGCGCTACGAGGAAGCATCGAGTGACAGCGAGCGCGAGAGCGTGACGAGCGACCTCCTCGACATGAGCATCACCACCCAACAGCTCATCGACGAGGGACTCGGCAACGCGCTGTACCGCGTCACCGGCTTCAACTCCTCGGAGACCATCCTCGAGAAGTTCGAAGACCACCCGTACGCGAGCCGCACGGACATCCCGAACGTCCGTATCATCCCCGAGACGACCTCCGACGTGGAGTCGCTGTCGGTGAACGACCAGCTCGACATGAACCCCGACGTGCTCATGTCGGAGTCCCAGCAGTCCCGGTACCCGGACAACATCGAGAACGTCTACCGGCTCAACTGGTTCCGCACGCAGAAGTTCACGTTCAACTTCAAGAACGAGCACATCGCGAAGCTCCCCGTCCGACGCGCCATCGTCAACGCGGTGGACTTCGAGTCGATGGTCGCCGCGATGCGGCAGGCCGGAACCGTCGGCGCGCCCGCCGAGAACCAGACGGCGCTGCGCTCGACGATTCACGAGGAGTACCTCGGTGAGGACTTCGTCGACCAGCTCATCGACTACCCGGTCGGCAAAGACCTCGAAGCCGCGACGCAGCTGCTCGAAGACGCCGGCTACACCAAGGAGAACGGCACGTGGGTCGACCCGGACGGCGAGTCGTTCACCTTCACGGTCCTCACGCAGAACAACAACACCCAGGTGCAGGCCACGAAGGTCTTCAACGACCAGCTCAACGCGTTCGGCATCCAGACGAAGATTAGCACGGTCAGTTCGACCGACTACTACCAGCGCCTCCAAACGTACGAGGCGGACATCTTCTGGATATGGCACGTCGCGAAGGCGCTTTGGCACCCGACGGCGTACTTCTCGAACAACTTCTACGGCATCGAGGTCGGCAACCCCTCCAGCGGGAACGAGACCGGCCCGACGGGCAAGCCGTTCACGACGACCATCCCGAGCGAGGTCGGCGCGACCGAGATTTCGGGCAGCGGCAAGGAAATCCAGCCCGCACAGCTGATGAACGACCTGCCGAACTCCGAGTCGGCAGAGCAGGTCAGAGAACGGACCCGCGACCTCGTCCAGTGGTTCAACTACGCGCTTCCCGACTTCGTCTTCGTCGAGGAAGACTCCGGCTACTGGGGCGACACGCAGGACTTCTCCATGCCGACCGGCGACGACTACGAACTCAACACGAACCGGCCGGGCGAGTTCTCGTTCAAGAACGGATGGATTAGCTCGAACTCTGAGTAAGGTCAGACGGCACCCCCAACGGGCTTAACCACCACAATTAAGCCCTCTCACGCTAGAAGCCAAACTATTAATAATGACACCAAAGTATTTGTTGAAACGTCTCGGGCAAGCGATACTGACGTTTCTCGTCACGATGACGGTCTCGTTTCTGCTGTACCAAGCCATGCCGGGTGGTCCGACGGAGGCGATGCGGAGTGTGATTCTCTCGCAGAGCGGCGGGAGCGTCGACATCGACCGACTGAACAGGATGATACAGCTCTACACGAACGTGAATCCGGACCAGCCGATGCACGTACAGTATTTCAACTACGCGTCTGACGTGATTCTCCGGCAGGACCTGGGCACTTCGTTCTTCAAGAACGAGAAGGTCACGACGCTCATCATGCAGCGCATCCCGTGGTCGATGTTCATCAGCGTCTACGCGCTCGCGCTGGGCTACTCGCTGAGTATCTTCCTCGGCGTGATGACGGCCTACCGCGAGAAGTCGCGGTTCGACTCCACGGTGTCATCTCTCATCATCGGACTCAACTCGATTCCGTACTACATCGTCGGCGTCGTGCTCATCTACTTCCTCGCCATCCAGAACAACTACTTCCCGACGGGCGGCCGCATCGGCTCGGGAATCACGGCGGGGTACAACCCCGAGTTCATGCTCAGCCTCGTGAAGCACGCGGCGCTCCCGGCGATTTCGATGGGCGCGCTCGCGACCTCCGGGGCGCTCGCCATGCGCGGCAACGCGATTCGCGTCCTCGGCGAGGACTACATCCGCGTGGCACAGCTCCGCGGGCTCCGCGAGACCCGCATCGCCACGCAGTACCTCGGGCACAACTCCATCCTCCCGATGTACACGCAGTTCATGATCGGCATCGCCGGCGTCTTCAGTAGCGCAGTCATCGTCGAGGAGGTCTTCGCGTACCCGGGCATGGGCCTCCTGATGTTCGAGGCTGTCAAGACGCAAGACTACCCGCTGTTGATGGGCACGCTCATCGTGTTCACGGCGATTTCGCTGACCGCCATCTTCATCGCTGACCTCACGTACACGCTCATCGACCCGCGCATCTCGGTGGGTGAGGAGTAACTATGAGCGAAGCACATTCCGACACGTTCGACCTGAAGGACCTCTACGACGAAGATATCGACCCGGACCCCGAATCGCGGGCCGACCGCGCAAAGCGGTTCCTCGAGATGAACGTCGTCGCACCCGCGCGCATCGCGGTCGACGACTGGCGCGCGCTCGTCGGCGGCGCGATTCTCGCGTTCTTCCTCCTCATGGGAACCGTCGGCGTCTGGCTCGTCGAGCGGCCGACAAGCGGTGACGCTCCCGTTCTCGCCGCGCCGTTCGAATCGCTCGCGTACCCGCTCGGCACCGACGTGTTCGGCCAGCCGATTCACGCCCAGCTCATCCACGCGACGCCGGGCATGTTCAAGATGATCTTCGCGGGCGCGGTCGTGAGCGTCGGTTTCGCCGCCCTCGTGGGCGTCGTCGCCGGCTTCGAACACGGCACGCGCATCGACTCGTTCCTGATGACCATCACCGACGTGGTCATCACGATTCCGGGCCTGCCGCTCATCATCGTCATCACGGCCATCTTCCAGCCCGAGAACCCCTACATCGTCGGGGTCTTCCTCGGTATCGACAACTGGCCGGGACTGGCGCGGACCGTCCGCTCCCAAGTGCTGAGCATCCGCGAGGAGTCCTACGTCGAGGCGTCCGAAATCATGGGCATCCCGCTGTCGTCGATTCTCCGGCGGGACATCCTCTCGCAGCTCATGCCGTACGTGATGATAAACGGGGCGCTCACCTCCCGGCGCATCATCTTCGAATCCGTGGGCCTGTACTTCCTCGGTATCCTGCCGTTCACCACGTTCAACTGGGGCGTGATGATGAACCTCGCGTACGAGGGCAACGCGCTCACCCGACCGGACATGCTCCCGTGGATGGTCGCGCCCATGGTCTGTATCTTCCTGCTGTCGTTCGGGCTCGTCCTGCTATCGCAGGGCCTCGACAGCCTGTTCAACGTCCGCCTCCGGGCACGCCACGCGAAAACCTCGAAGAAGAAAGGCACCTCGAAGAACAACCAATCGCAGGCGACCGGCGGGGACTGACCCCGTGCCAACACCTATTACCAGACGATGACTACCAACCAAACAATGCGAACGTCGAATCAGAACGACTCGGACCCGGACCAAGACGTCGTGTTCGAAGTCCGCGACCTAGAGGTCACCTTCGGGACCAACCGAGGCGAATCGAGAGTCGTCCGCAACGTCGACTTCGATATCTACCGCAACGAGACGCTCGGTATGGTCGGCGAAAGCGGCAGCGGGAAGTCGATGACGTCCTCCGCGTTGATGAACGCGGTCGTCAGCCCGGGCGAGACCTCCGGCGAGGTTACCTACTACCCGCCTGACGGCGGCGAGCCGATTTCCGTGCTCGACCTCGACGAAGAGGAGCTTCGGAAGTTCCGCTGGGGCGAAGTCGCCATGGTGTTCCAGGGCGCGATGAGCTCGTTTAACCCCGTCAAGAAAGTCCGCGGTCACTTCCGGGAGACCCTCGAAGACCACAACCGCGACGTGGAAGCGGGGCTCGAACGCGCACGCCAGATTCTGGGCGACCTCTACTTAGACCCCGACCGCGTCCTCGACTCGTACCCCTACGAGCTCTCGGGCGGGATGAAACAGCGCGCGCTCGTCGCGCTCGCGCTCATCCTCGAACCGGAGGTGCTCGTGATGGACGAGCCGACCGCCGCGCTCGACCTCCTGATGCAGCGCTCTATCGTCTCGCTGCTCAAGGAGCTCAAAGAGGAGTACGACCTGACGATTATCTTCATCACGCACGACCTGCCGCTTCTCACCAAGCTCGCCGACCGGCTCGTCGTGATGTACGCGTTCGACATCGTCGAAATCGGCTCGACGGAAGAGATTCTCTACGACGCGGCGCACCCCTACACGCGGTCGCTCCTCAACGCGACGCCGGACCTGAACGCACCCATCGAGGAGATGCAGTCCATCTCGGGAGCGAAGCCCGACCCGGTGACCAACATCCCGGGCTGTTCGTACCGGCCGCGGTGCCCGATGGCCGACGAGTCCTGCGCGGAGGCGGAGCCGCCGATGGCAGACCGCGGAAGCGGTCACCGAACCGCGTGTTTCTACCACGACGACGTGGCCGACGAGATTCCGATTCCCGCGATGGAAGCGGCCGAAAAAGGCGGTGAGTCGGAATGAGCGTCGACAACTCCATCCTCTCGGTGGACGACGTATCAGTCCACTTCACGGACAGTAGCGGCTTCCTCGGCCTGTTCGGCGAGCGGCAGACGGTCCGCGCCGTCGACGGCATCTCGCTCGACATCGGCGAAAACGATGTGGTCACGCTCATCGGCGAGTCCGGCTGCGGCAAATCGACGCTCGGGAAGACCATCATCGGCGCGCAGGAGCCGACCCACGGCTCGATTACCTTCCGCGGACAGGACATCTGGGAGGCGAAAAACAGCCGCGACCCCGACATCCCGTTCTCGGAAATTCGGCGGTCGCTCCAGATCATCCACCAGGACCCCGGCAGCGCGCTGAACCCGAACCAGCGCATCCTCACCTCGCTGATGCTCCCGCTGAAGAAGTGGAACCCGAACCTCGGCGAGGAGGAGCGCCGAAAGCGCATCTACGCGCTCCTCGAACGCGTCGGACTCACGCCCGCCGAGGACTTCGTCGAGCGGTTCCCCCACCAGCTTTCGGGCGGCGAGAAACAGCGCGTCGTACTCGTTCGGTCGCTGCTGTTGAACCCGGACGTTATCCTCGCCGACGAGGCCATCAGCGCACTCGACGTGAGCCTTCGGGTGGAGATGATGGACCTGATGCTCGAGCTGCAGGACCTGTTCAACACCTCCTACGTCTTCATCAGCCACGACCTCTCGAACGCCCGGTACATCGCCGAGAAGTCCGGCGGCCGCATCGCCGTCATGTACCTCGGCCGCATCGTCGAAGTCGGGCCGATAGAGCAGGTTATCGGCGACCCACAGCACCCCTACACGCAGGCGCTGAAGTGGGCGACGCCGAACCTCTACGAGGGCGACGAGGACGACGACCTCCCGATTCGGAAGATCGACATCCCCGACCCGACGAACCGGCCCAGCGGCTGTCACTTCCACCCGCGCTGTCCGAAGGCGCGCGAGGTCTGCAAGACGAACGACCCGGGCGCGTTCGAAGACGAGAACGGCCACGCCGCGCGGTGTTTCCGCGCCGACGACACCCACGAGTACTGGGACAGTCCGAGCATCGTCGACGACTGAACCACACCCGTCCGCAACCGCCGCAACCGCTCGCCCCGTTTTCCGACCGACCCGTTTTCGTCCCGCAGAGCCGTGCGAGCCGGTCGAACGACCTCCGCGCGAACAGTATCTATTTGTGTGCGGAGAGCTACCGTGTGAGTACGTATGTCAGTCAACGCATCGCGCGTGCCTTCGCTCCGGAAGGTCGCGTCGTCGAACCGGAACTTCATCATAACCGTGCTCTCCGGCGTCTTCATGGTCCTCCTCGCGCGGTTCGTCCTCGACGGGACGCTCGCGGGGATGTTCGGCGTCTGGGGCATCTCGCTCGTCGGCGTCGGCATCGGCGGCTTCCTGCTGCTCCGACTCTGGGGCTCGTACAATTGACCGCGGGGGTCCGACACCAGCACCGACCGTCGAACTGAATCACCGACCCGAAAAGCAGCGTGCAGCGTTCCGCGAGTGACCGCCGTCGATTCTGTTTCGTAGCGGCCCTCGTCGGTTGTTCCGTACTCCGTTTCGCCGCGCGTTCTCGCGCGGTTACTCGACGCGGTTGGCGTCGATGTAGTCCCAGTCGAACGCGTAGCCGAGGCCGGGTGTCTGCGGCAGTTCGACCACGCCGTTCTCGTCGATTTCGTCCGGCGGGTGTTCGAGGCCGGGGAAGTACGTCTCGTAGTCGTGTTTCGGATGCAGGAGGCCGCGCTCGTAGTACCGGCCGGGGAACGCCATCGTCCCGAGCAGTTGGAGGTTGGGCGCGTCGCGACCGTGAATCTCGCACTCGATGTTGAACGACTCGCAGAGGCCGACCGCCTTCAACGCCGGCGTGATACCGCCCACGTCGTAGACGCCGACGCGGATGATGTCGGCGATGTCCCGCTTAATCCACTCCGCGCGGGTGTGCATCCGACCCTCGGCGGTCTCGGGGCCGACGACGGCGATGTCGAGTTCGTTCGAGAGCCACTCGTAGGAGGACATCGAGTGTTCGTCCATCGGCTCCTCGATCCAGCGGAAGTCGAGGTCTTCGAGCGCCTTCCCGATCTTCTTGGCCTCGCTTCGGCTGTAGAAGTGGTGGGCGTCGAGCATGAGGTCGATGTCGTCGCCGACGCGCTCGCGGACCGCCCGACAGGCGGCGATGTCCTGTTCGGGGTCGTCACCGAACGGCGGCATCCACGTGTGGAGCTTGACGGCCTGATAGCCCTCCTCGACGAGTTCCTCGGCGAAGTCGGCGTACGCCTCGGGCGAGCCGAGTCCGTCGGGGTCGTCGTCGCCGACCATCGTACTGCCATACGCCGGGACCGAATCGCGGGCCGCGCCGATAAGTTGGTAGACGGGGAGGCCGGCGTCCTTGCCAGCGATGTCCCAGAGCGCGCAGTCGATGGGCGCGACGCGCTTGTCGGTGAGCGTTCCCTTGTTCAGTCGCTCGGCGCGGCAGAGCAGTTGCCAGAGCTTCTCGCGGTACAGCGGGTTCTCGCCGACGAGGTGCTTCTTGGCGAACTCGTTGGCCGCCTCGTGGCCGCCGCGGCAGTAGCCGTCGGGGCCGCCGTCGACGACGACGTGCGTGATGGTCCGCGTCGACTCCCTCGGCTCGCCGGGGTGGCCGTGGCCCTTCTCGTCGGGGTCGATGTGGGACTCACAGCTGAACCGGATGGTACGGATGTCGCTGATCTCCATTCGTGGTAGTCGGTTACGCGGAACGCTCATAAAAGTACGGCGGGACCGGCGATTTCGGGGACCAGACGGCGGGGAGAGCAGGGGGGAGAACCCGGCGACGCCGGGCCGTCAGTCCAGCACGTCGGCTGGCTCCTCGGGGTACGGCTCGCGGACGAGCCGACCCATGTCGATTTCCTGGTACGGCGCGCGTCGGAGCGTCCCGTTCTCGACGAACTCGTCCGCGCCCGCGTCGGTCAGCTTCGCCGCCAGCGCGTCGCGGAGTTCGGCGACGACCTCGGGGTTGTCGGCGGCGCACTCGTCGAGTTCGTTCGGGTCGGCCGCGAGGTCGAACAGCTGTTCGCGGCCGCCGTTGCGCATGAACACGTACTTCCAGCGACCCTCGCGGACCATTCCGGTGAAGTTCGGCGGGAGCCGCGGCGTCCGGTGGTAGCCGAACAGCCGCTCTCTCGGGTCCGCGTCGCCCCGAATCGTCCCGAGCACGTCGACGCCATCTCGGAGTTCCTGGTCTCCCGCGGCGGTCGTCGCGATACCGAACAGGTCGGTGAGTGCCACGAGGTCGTCGCGGCGGTCGCCCTCCGGTAGCTCCGCGGGCCAACTCACGAGGAACGGGACGCGACACGACGACTCGAAGAACGACGATTTCTCCCAGCCGCGGTGGTCGCCGAGGAGTTCGCCGTGGTCCGAGAAGAAACAGATGAGCGTGTTGTCCGCGTCGTCGCGGGCTTCGACCGCGTCGAGCAGGCGACCGATTCGGCGGTCGACCTCCGAAATCATCCCGTAGTAGTACGCCTTGATGACCCGGACGGTGGTGTCGTCGATGCCGCCCTCGCGGGTCGTCCAGAAGTGGTGGTTCTGGGCGGGAATCTTCTCGTCCATGTGGTCGGTTTCGAGGTCACCTTTCACCGGGTTTCCGAGGCGCTCGGGGTCGTACATCCGGTCGAAGGGCGGCGACGGCGCGAACGGCGGGTGCGGCGGTTCGTACGAGACGAGACCGAAAAACGGCTCGTCGGCGTCGCGGCCGATGAGGTCGACCGCACGGTCGGTCATCCACGCCTCGTAGTTGTCGTCCGGCGGGAGCCGGTTCTGCTGGGGGAGGTGGACCATCGCGCCCTGTCGGGCGGTCGTCTTGACCTCGTGGCCGGTCTCCTCGCGGAACGCCTCGAAACTCAGGTGGTGGTCGTAGCCGAGGTCGATGTCGCGCGGGTGGGCGTGGTACTTCCCGACGAGGAACGTCCGGTAGCCCCGCTCGCGCATGCTCCGTGCGAGGAAG includes the following:
- a CDS encoding ABC transporter permease, which encodes MTPKYLLKRLGQAILTFLVTMTVSFLLYQAMPGGPTEAMRSVILSQSGGSVDIDRLNRMIQLYTNVNPDQPMHVQYFNYASDVILRQDLGTSFFKNEKVTTLIMQRIPWSMFISVYALALGYSLSIFLGVMTAYREKSRFDSTVSSLIIGLNSIPYYIVGVVLIYFLAIQNNYFPTGGRIGSGITAGYNPEFMLSLVKHAALPAISMGALATSGALAMRGNAIRVLGEDYIRVAQLRGLRETRIATQYLGHNSILPMYTQFMIGIAGVFSSAVIVEEVFAYPGMGLLMFEAVKTQDYPLLMGTLIVFTAISLTAIFIADLTYTLIDPRISVGEE
- a CDS encoding ABC transporter ATP-binding protein; the protein is MRTSNQNDSDPDQDVVFEVRDLEVTFGTNRGESRVVRNVDFDIYRNETLGMVGESGSGKSMTSSALMNAVVSPGETSGEVTYYPPDGGEPISVLDLDEEELRKFRWGEVAMVFQGAMSSFNPVKKVRGHFRETLEDHNRDVEAGLERARQILGDLYLDPDRVLDSYPYELSGGMKQRALVALALILEPEVLVMDEPTAALDLLMQRSIVSLLKELKEEYDLTIIFITHDLPLLTKLADRLVVMYAFDIVEIGSTEEILYDAAHPYTRSLLNATPDLNAPIEEMQSISGAKPDPVTNIPGCSYRPRCPMADESCAEAEPPMADRGSGHRTACFYHDDVADEIPIPAMEAAEKGGESE
- a CDS encoding ABC transporter permease codes for the protein MSEAHSDTFDLKDLYDEDIDPDPESRADRAKRFLEMNVVAPARIAVDDWRALVGGAILAFFLLMGTVGVWLVERPTSGDAPVLAAPFESLAYPLGTDVFGQPIHAQLIHATPGMFKMIFAGAVVSVGFAALVGVVAGFEHGTRIDSFLMTITDVVITIPGLPLIIVITAIFQPENPYIVGVFLGIDNWPGLARTVRSQVLSIREESYVEASEIMGIPLSSILRRDILSQLMPYVMINGALTSRRIIFESVGLYFLGILPFTTFNWGVMMNLAYEGNALTRPDMLPWMVAPMVCIFLLSFGLVLLSQGLDSLFNVRLRARHAKTSKKKGTSKNNQSQATGGD
- a CDS encoding ABC transporter substrate-binding protein, which produces MAGKRSTNWKRRDLIKYGAVAGTAGLAGCFDSSGQTTEDGSTEDGTDSGTSTEGGATIADDTLDYPAGRPATDVQFNRYSLGNYAHTLQDQLFEEVARGYADGTVRPDLLEDMSVDGRTLTLTFPEGFKWWNGDDLTAEDYYIGLEIDRLQSPEESPIESNTLVDDYTIERTFKTAVSPNLMKANVAETFVNTPRSVYREYLTRYEEASSDSERESVTSDLLDMSITTQQLIDEGLGNALYRVTGFNSSETILEKFEDHPYASRTDIPNVRIIPETTSDVESLSVNDQLDMNPDVLMSESQQSRYPDNIENVYRLNWFRTQKFTFNFKNEHIAKLPVRRAIVNAVDFESMVAAMRQAGTVGAPAENQTALRSTIHEEYLGEDFVDQLIDYPVGKDLEAATQLLEDAGYTKENGTWVDPDGESFTFTVLTQNNNTQVQATKVFNDQLNAFGIQTKISTVSSTDYYQRLQTYEADIFWIWHVAKALWHPTAYFSNNFYGIEVGNPSSGNETGPTGKPFTTTIPSEVGATEISGSGKEIQPAQLMNDLPNSESAEQVRERTRDLVQWFNYALPDFVFVEEDSGYWGDTQDFSMPTGDDYELNTNRPGEFSFKNGWISSNSE
- a CDS encoding enolase C-terminal domain-like protein, producing MEISDIRTIRFSCESHIDPDEKGHGHPGEPRESTRTITHVVVDGGPDGYCRGGHEAANEFAKKHLVGENPLYREKLWQLLCRAERLNKGTLTDKRVAPIDCALWDIAGKDAGLPVYQLIGAARDSVPAYGSTMVGDDDPDGLGSPEAYADFAEELVEEGYQAVKLHTWMPPFGDDPEQDIAACRAVRERVGDDIDLMLDAHHFYSRSEAKKIGKALEDLDFRWIEEPMDEHSMSSYEWLSNELDIAVVGPETAEGRMHTRAEWIKRDIADIIRVGVYDVGGITPALKAVGLCESFNIECEIHGRDAPNLQLLGTMAFPGRYYERGLLHPKHDYETYFPGLEHPPDEIDENGVVELPQTPGLGYAFDWDYIDANRVE
- a CDS encoding sulfatase, with the protein product MSDARPNVLFVMTDQQRSDTIQALGNSRIHTPNIDRLVDRGVSFTNAYSPDPICIPARHTIRTGCEAITTGYLGNEKRDARHLEDRCGPFLARSMRERGYRTFLVGKYHAHPRDIDLGYDHHLSFEAFREETGHEVKTTARQGAMVHLPQQNRLPPDDNYEAWMTDRAVDLIGRDADEPFFGLVSYEPPHPPFAPSPPFDRMYDPERLGNPVKGDLETDHMDEKIPAQNHHFWTTREGGIDDTTVRVIKAYYYGMISEVDRRIGRLLDAVEARDDADNTLICFFSDHGELLGDHRGWEKSSFFESSCRVPFLVSWPAELPEGDRRDDLVALTDLFGIATTAAGDQELRDGVDVLGTIRGDADPRERLFGYHRTPRLPPNFTGMVREGRWKYVFMRNGGREQLFDLAADPNELDECAADNPEVVAELRDALAAKLTDAGADEFVENGTLRRAPYQEIDMGRLVREPYPEEPADVLD
- a CDS encoding ABC transporter ATP-binding protein → MSVDNSILSVDDVSVHFTDSSGFLGLFGERQTVRAVDGISLDIGENDVVTLIGESGCGKSTLGKTIIGAQEPTHGSITFRGQDIWEAKNSRDPDIPFSEIRRSLQIIHQDPGSALNPNQRILTSLMLPLKKWNPNLGEEERRKRIYALLERVGLTPAEDFVERFPHQLSGGEKQRVVLVRSLLLNPDVILADEAISALDVSLRVEMMDLMLELQDLFNTSYVFISHDLSNARYIAEKSGGRIAVMYLGRIVEVGPIEQVIGDPQHPYTQALKWATPNLYEGDEDDDLPIRKIDIPDPTNRPSGCHFHPRCPKAREVCKTNDPGAFEDENGHAARCFRADDTHEYWDSPSIVDD